The segment TGGTCCCGATATCTTGCGATTATATCGTCTGATCTCCGCTGTCGTGCATCCGCAGGTATGTTCTGCATCGCCGTAATATCCGCATGGACAAGGATTCTTGGCAACGATCAAAAGAAACTTCGCGGGATATGTCAGTGTTGCATTGGCACGTGCAATCGTTACTTCGAAGTCTTCAAGCGGTTGTCTTAAGGCCTCCAATGCTTCTTTGGAAAACTCGGGGAATTCATCAAGGAACAATACTCCATGATGGCTGAGAGTGACTTCACCCGGCTTGGGAATCCTTCCTCCTCCGATCATCCCGACGTCCGATATCGTATGGTGCGGACTGCGGAACGGTCTGTGTTTCAAGAGTCCCGATTGTTGTTTCAGGAATCCTGCAATACTGTATATTTTTGTGATCTCGAGTGCTTCTTTGCGCGTCATAGAAGGCAGTATCGTCGGAATACGACGCGCAAGCATCGTTTTACCGCTGCCCGGAGGACCGCTCATCAAAATATTGTGCCCGCCCGCTGCAGCAATTTCAAGTGCGCGTTTGGCAGATTGTTGTCCTTGTACATCGGCGAAATCACATCTGTCCAATACAGATTCATCGATAAAATCAGTCGGTTGACACGGCTCAAGTGAACGTTCGTCTTCCAAGAAAAGAATCAGTTCGCGAAGCGTAGACGGTGCATAAACGGAAAGTCCATCAACGAGCGCGGCTTCTTCTTTATTATCTTCTGATACGATTATTTTATGAATCCCCTGATCAAGGGCATGAATTGCCATCGGAAGAACGCCGTTTACACCACGGATCTTTCCTTCAAGCGACAATTCGCCTATCATCATAAACGATTTGGCAACATCTTGTTTGATTTGTGCACTTGCTGTCAGAATCCCGATCGCAATCGGTAAATCAAGCCCCGAACTGTTTTTTCTCATCTGTGCAGGTGCAAGATTGATAACGATACGCTTCGTCGGGAATTGAAAGCCCGAATTTTTGATAGCAGAACGAACACGTTCTTTTGATTCTTTGACAGCCGCTTCGGGAAGCCCGACGATCTCAAAAGCAGGCAATCCATTCATAATATCGACTTCTACACGTATCTCTTTTCCGTCTATTCCTAATGTTGTTGCTCCTATTGCTTCGGCAAACATGTCAATACCTTCTTTTCTCGCTTATCCTTGCCAACGCTCAAACAGCGTATGCTCTATTCCAATCTGATCACAGATTTTACCGACCATCATATTGATGAGCTCGTCCATATTTTTCGGACGATGATAAAATCCCGGCATCGCAGGAATGATACGCACGCCCAATCGAGCCAATTTTAACATATTTTCAAGGTGTATTGCGCTAAGTGGTGTTTCGCGCGGAACGATGTAGAGAGGTCTTCCTTCTTTCATTGCAACATCGGCAGCGCGCATCAAAAGATTGTCTGCTACACCATTTGCGATACCACCGAGCGTTCTCATGGAACAAGGCACGATGACCATTGCATCCATACGGAAAGAGCCGCTGGCGATTGCCGAACCGATCTGATTGACATCATAGACTCTGGTAACCTGTTTTTCAATATCAGCTTGTGTCAAGCCACATTCGTATTCAATTACCTGCCAGCCGCTTTCGCTGGCAACGAAATGGATCTCGCAACCTGCTTCGCGTAACACTTCCAGTAACCGTACCGTATAAATAGAACCACTGGCACCTGTCATACCTACAACAATTTTCATAATATCTCCCTCATTCGGAAAAAGCATTTTCGATATGATATGGTCGTATCGAACCGTTCGGCAAAAACGTAACTTCAATCACATCAAATCGACAGCTATAATCTTCCCATCCATTTTCTTGTAAATAGATCGTTGCTGTTTGAATCAACTTTTTTTGTTTTCGTATATGTATGGAATCTTTCGGTTCACCGTAAAGATAGCTCCGTCTGGCTTTTACTTCGATAAAAACGAGTGTTTCATCCTTTTCTGCAATAATATCAATCTCGCCGTAGCGACTGCGATAATTACGCGTTAATATTCGATATCCGAGGTCTTCTAAATATAAGGCAGCATGTTCTTCGCCAAAGATTCCGAGCTGTTTCGTATCCATTATGATCTCTCTTTCAGAATCGATGCAATCGGCTCGAATGTCTTGCGGTGGATCGGACACGGCCCATATTCACGAATCGCAGAAACGTGTTCTGCTGTACCGTAGCCTTTGTGTTTGGCGAAGCCGTACTGAGGATAAATGCGGTCATACTCTTCCATCAAACGGTCACGCGATACTTTTGCAAGAATCGAAGCCGCAGCGATCGAGGCACTTTTCTGGTCGCCTTTGATAAGTGAATGTGATGGCTGTGATAATTTCGGTAGCGGCACAGCGTCAACGAGAACAGCATCGGGAGTAGCATTCAGCTCGGCAATGGCTTGGTACATACCGTCTACTGTTGCTTGATAGATGTTTTTTCGGTCAATATCTTCTTCCGAAACAAATATGACTTTCCAAGCAACAGCGCATTCGATGATTTTATCGTACAGAATATCACGCTGTTTTTCGGACAGTTTTTTTGAATCATTCAATTTTTCGATAAAACAATCGGGCGGTAAGATACATGCTCCGATCGAAACAGGTCCTGCCAATGGCCCGCGGCCTGCTTCGTCAATGCCTGCGATCATTTGATAGTCCTCTTGGCGAAATGCTTCTTCATAACGGAGCATCTCACGAAAACGTGCTTTCTCTGCCTCACGTTTGGCCTTTCGTGCACGCCATTTATCTGCCAATTGACGGACTGATGCTTTCTCATCATTGGCTGCTTCGGCGAGAATCGTTTCTTCTACGGTATCTTGTCCTAAAAGAAGTTTATATTCTGCTATCGTTCTTTTTTTATTCACCATGATTTCCTCGGATATGATTGGATTTAATTTAATGTATAAATATTATTATATCATGGAATGGAATCATCATCAATCAATAGACATTTTTCTTATACAAAAGAGCCGAACCGACAAGCGATTCGACTCTTCGTTTAATTAGTTTTCTTCAGGGAAATCAGCATTCGTGTAGACATCTTGAACATCGTCGTTGTCTTCGAGAGCTTCGATCAATTTCATAACTTTATCGGCAACACTGTCGTCTACTTCCATCATCGTATCGGGAAGCATCGTAACTTCTGCTACCGACGGCTGGATACCGCGTTCGGACAAGATCTGATCGACAGCATCAAAACCTTCCGGCGTCGTTGTGATTTCGAAGCCGTCATCCGTTGCTTCGAACCCTTCTGCATCAGCTTCAAGAGCGATCTCCATGATGTCGTCTTCCGTAAGCGTATCGGACTCGATCACGAACATACCTTTTTTCTGGAACATCCAACCTACGCAACCCGTTTCACCGAGGTTACCGCCGTATTTGGAGAACAAATGGCGAATCTCTGCAGCCGCACGGTTACGGTTATCGGTCATAACGTTTACCATGACAGCAACACCGCTCGGACCGTAACCTTCATACGTCAATTCTTCGTAGTTGGCACCGTCTGTACCGCCAAGACCTTTTTGAATTGCGCGCTGAATGTTGTCTTTCGGAATATTGTTTGCTTTTGCTTTTGCCAAAACGAGTTTCAAGCGCATATTGCCCGTCGGGTCGGAACCGCCCATACGAACAGCGATCGTGATCTCACGGCCAAGTTTCGTTGCGATCTTACCGCGAGCTGCGTCCATTTTACCTTTTTTATGTTTGATATTTGCCCATTTAGAATGTCCTGACATACTATCTGACTCCTTTTATTAAAATGATTCCACGCTCAATCAATATACCAAGCGGAAATAGTTTTTCTTACCTTTGCGAACGAGAAGGCTTCTGTCCGTAAACATATCTTCCGTCAATACCGCTTCGATATCGGTCACTTTGCTGTCGGCAAGCGTTAAGCCGTTTTGTGTGATAAGACGGCGGCCTTCACTTTTCGTTGCGAAGATTTTAGCTTCCGTAAGAACGTCGA is part of the Selenomonadales bacterium genome and harbors:
- a CDS encoding YifB family Mg chelatase-like AAA ATPase, with protein sequence MFAEAIGATTLGIDGKEIRVEVDIMNGLPAFEIVGLPEAAVKESKERVRSAIKNSGFQFPTKRIVINLAPAQMRKNSSGLDLPIAIGILTASAQIKQDVAKSFMMIGELSLEGKIRGVNGVLPMAIHALDQGIHKIIVSEDNKEEAALVDGLSVYAPSTLRELILFLEDERSLEPCQPTDFIDESVLDRCDFADVQGQQSAKRALEIAAAGGHNILMSGPPGSGKTMLARRIPTILPSMTRKEALEITKIYSIAGFLKQQSGLLKHRPFRSPHHTISDVGMIGGGRIPKPGEVTLSHHGVLFLDEFPEFSKEALEALRQPLEDFEVTIARANATLTYPAKFLLIVAKNPCPCGYYGDAEHTCGCTTAEIRRYNRKISGPLLDRIDLQICVQRLPYNELKNNVQTETSAEIRARVEKARARQHERLLPYGLFCNSQMGHRELKKLCPMTPDAEALLGQAYQQMKMSARSYDRIIKVARTIADLAESDVIEAIHIAEAVQLRSTPEDSLYQ
- a CDS encoding UbiX family flavin prenyltransferase, which produces MKIVVGMTGASGSIYTVRLLEVLREAGCEIHFVASESGWQVIEYECGLTQADIEKQVTRVYDVNQIGSAIASGSFRMDAMVIVPCSMRTLGGIANGVADNLLMRAADVAMKEGRPLYIVPRETPLSAIHLENMLKLARLGVRIIPAMPGFYHRPKNMDELINMMVGKICDQIGIEHTLFERWQG
- a CDS encoding YraN family protein translates to MDTKQLGIFGEEHAALYLEDLGYRILTRNYRSRYGEIDIIAEKDETLVFIEVKARRSYLYGEPKDSIHIRKQKKLIQTATIYLQENGWEDYSCRFDVIEVTFLPNGSIRPYHIENAFSE
- a CDS encoding ribonuclease HII, which gives rise to MVNKKRTIAEYKLLLGQDTVEETILAEAANDEKASVRQLADKWRARKAKREAEKARFREMLRYEEAFRQEDYQMIAGIDEAGRGPLAGPVSIGACILPPDCFIEKLNDSKKLSEKQRDILYDKIIECAVAWKVIFVSEEDIDRKNIYQATVDGMYQAIAELNATPDAVLVDAVPLPKLSQPSHSLIKGDQKSASIAAASILAKVSRDRLMEEYDRIYPQYGFAKHKGYGTAEHVSAIREYGPCPIHRKTFEPIASILKERS
- a CDS encoding YebC/PmpR family DNA-binding transcriptional regulator, encoding MSGHSKWANIKHKKGKMDAARGKIATKLGREITIAVRMGGSDPTGNMRLKLVLAKAKANNIPKDNIQRAIQKGLGGTDGANYEELTYEGYGPSGVAVMVNVMTDNRNRAAAEIRHLFSKYGGNLGETGCVGWMFQKKGMFVIESDTLTEDDIMEIALEADAEGFEATDDGFEITTTPEGFDAVDQILSERGIQPSVAEVTMLPDTMMEVDDSVADKVMKLIEALEDNDDVQDVYTNADFPEEN